In a single window of the Bos javanicus breed banteng chromosome 16, ARS-OSU_banteng_1.0, whole genome shotgun sequence genome:
- the LOC133227369 gene encoding PRAME family member 8-like, which translates to MSVQNPSRLLDLAGKHLLRDDALAFSALEDLPTELFPHLFMEAFHGRHIETLKAMVQAWPFVRLPLGGLIDMPHMGPLQAVLEALDGLLAQKVHSRRCKLRVLDLRDTGQNFWSIWSGASSYERSSSRMAPVAEQSSTAKWHLAPLKIFMDFCLKKRTLDNFLTYLLRWVEQRKASVHLCCKKLKISAMPMDNVVKILSMVQLDCIQEVQVNWIWHLSTLATFASFLGKMSNLQRLCLSPIHLSAFTKQEQDHLVQITSQFLRLGHLQDLHLDYPSFLEGFLDQMLRCLKSPLSNLSITNCWLTESDLTYLSQSPNISQLKGLDLSGVTMTDFNPEILHVLLEKVEATLQELDLDLCGITDSQLEAILPALSRCSQLRYFSLCENFLSMAVMEKLLRHTAGLPCLTQERYPAPQESYRSQGVLLEGRLAQLRAQLLEVLRDLGRPRIIWISPSPCLHCVSRFMSQKLWGADEEASPKTLEAVLDGLDVLLAQKVQLRKCKLRVLDLRNTGQDFWNMWSRDKWEEQQKGSIHLCCKKMKIVSRSKENIKKVLSMLKLDCIQEMELNFTQKLSTLAKLAPLLSKMSNVQRLLLSPIHGSAVEEQDHQALLQFMFQILRLQYLWDVCMKAPSFLEGLLNQMLK; encoded by the exons ATGAGTGTCCAGAACCCATCCAGACTCCTGGACCTGGCAGGAAAGCATCTGCTGAGGGATGATGCTTTGGCCTTTTCTGCTCTGGAGGATCTGCCCACAGAGCTTTTTCCACACCTCTTCATGGAGGCATTCCACGGGAGACACATCGAGACCCTGAAGGCCATGGTGCAAGCCTGGCCCTTTGTCCGCCTGCCTCTGGGAGGCTTGATTGACATGCCTCATATGGGGCCTTTACAAGCAGTGCTGGAAGCACTTGATGGTTTGCTGGCCCAGAAGGTTCATTCCAG GAGGTGCAAACTGCGTGTGCTAGATTTACGGGATACTGGCCAGAACTTCTGGAGCATATGGTCTGGAGCCAGCAGTTATGAGCGCTCAAGCTCAAGAATGGCACCAGTGGCTGAGCAGAGCTCAACAGCAAAGTGGCACTTGGCTCCACTGAAGATTTTTATGGACTTTTGCCTGAAGAAAAGGACCCTGGATAACTTTCTCACCTACCTTCTTAGGTGGGTGGAGCAGAGAAAAGCCTCTGTACATCTCTGCTGTAAAAAGCTGAAGATCTCTGCAATGCCAATGGACAACGTTGTGAAGATCCTGAGCATGGTGCAGCTGGACTGTATCCAGGAGGTGCAAGTGAATTGGATTTGGCATCTGTCCACCCTGGCCACATTTGCTTCTTTCCTAGGAAAGATGAGTAATTTGCAGAGACTCTGTCTCTCCCCCATCCACCTGTCTGCCTTCACGAAGCAGGAGCAGGATCACCTTGTCCAAATTACCTCTCAGTTCCTGAGGCTTGGCCACCTCCAAGATCTCCATCTGGACTATCCCTCCTTCCTTGAAGGCTTCCTGGACCAGATGCTCAG GTGCCTGAAGTCCCCCTTGAGCAACCTGTCAATAACCAACTGCTGGCTTACAGAATCAGACTTGACCTACCTGTCCCAGAGCCCAAACATCAGTCAGCtaaagggcctagatctgagtGGTGTCACCATGACTGACTTTAATCCTGAGATCCTCCACGTTCTGCTGGAGAAAGTTGAAGCCACCCTCCAGGAACTGGACTTAGATCTGTGTGGGATCACGGACTCCCAGCTGGAGGCCATCTTGCCTGCCCTAAGCCGATGCTCCCAGCTCAGGTACTTCAGCCTGTGTGAGAACTTCCTGTCCATGGCCGTTATGGAGAAGCTGCTGCGACACACCGCTGGGCTGCCCTGCTTAACGCAAGAGCGTTATCCTGCCCCTCAGGAGAGTTACAGATCTCAGGGTGTTCTCTTGGAAGGGAGACTTGCCCAGCTTCGGGCTCAGCTGTTGGAGGTTCTGAGAGACTTAGGACGTCCCAGGATCATCTGGATTAGCCCCAGCCCCTGTCTTCACTGTG TTTCAAGGTTCATGAGCCAGAAGCTCTG GGGGGCTGATGAAGAAGCCTCACCAAAAACCTTAGAAGCAGTGCTGGATGGACTTGATGTCCTGCTGGCCCAGAAGGTTCAGCTCAG GAAGTGCAAACTGCGGGTGCTGGACTTGAGAAATACTGGCCAGGACTTCTGGAACATGTGGTCTAGAGACAA GTGGGAGGAACAGCAAAAAGGCTCCATACACCTATGCTGTAAGAAGATGAAGATTGTTTCAAGGTCcaaggaaaatattaagaaagttCTCAGTATGCTGAAGCTGGACTGTATCCAGGAGATGGAATTGAATTTCACCCAGAAGCTGTCCACTCTGGCCAAGCTTGCTCCTCTCCTGAGCAAGATGAGCAATGTTCAGAGACTCCTTCTCTCCCCTATTCATGGGTCTGCTGTTGAGGAACAGGACCATCAGGCTCTTCTGCAATTTATGTTTCAGATCCTCAGGCTGCAGTACCTCTGGGATGTCTGTATGAAAGCTCCATCTTTCCTCGAAGGCCTCCTGAACCAGATGCTAAAGTGA